Sequence from the Ziziphus jujuba cultivar Dongzao chromosome 9, ASM3175591v1 genome:
CAAGAATAAAACTGTGGATtattagtacatataatttCCAAGACTGGAAAGTATTAGTTTATACACAGATTTATTCacaagggggggaaaaaaattatatatactaataaatggaacaaaaaaataataataaaaaaagaattcatggttttttttcttggtcAATATTTGCGAACCAGCTTTGTATCGTTTAATTTATTTACGACCAGTAGCCATGCCAAACAGGATCTGCATAGCATCAGAAGATGGgcgtggaggaggaggaggaggtcgAATGTGGCCAGCAAAATTCTTTGGAATAAGTGTGCCAGGATTAGGGGAAGGGTTCTTGGAAGAACCGGCCAATGACCCTAACAAAAGGTTCCGGTCTCCATTGAAGACTCTTCCGGCTTCATGCTGGTGCATGCTCATGAGAAACACCATCGCTGTGGCAACCAAAAACATACTCAGGAACTTCATCATCGCCATCTTGTTTGTTGGGGAAATGGGCAGCAAGAAGCACAAAAAGCAAGCAAAGCAAATAACTAGTTTTGTTTTgttagaagagaaaaaaaaaaaaaaaaaaaacaaaaacaaaaactgataATTATTTGATGAGTGAGGAAAGTAATGGGGGAATATGAGGGTATTTATACAGGTTTATGCACCGAGTTGCATTTTATTATATGCATGACTTGGATTATATTTCACACTTCTTTCAATACGCTACtattgttttgacttttgactatgaatatatatatatatatatatattggtaaaagaatattattaattgaattgGTCAGAATGAAAGAAGCTGACGCGCGAGGTTGATTTTTCATTTGAATGTATGAAGGATATTGAAATCTCTTTCATGTGATTAACAAGTCGTACTTGTAAATGAAAtgaaccttattattattattattaataatttactatacaaatataataacGGTAGCATTTTTTCGGCCaatagaaattataattaaaatctgCCTTTATCTTCTGTTTCATAAGCTTTAATATGCAGCCAACTTTAATTTATGTCTGTGGcaattttttttgaagataactttgaattttttttgttataattatgttctctttttataaaattaattacagcgcaccaaaagaaataaaaattaattccaaCGTCATTAAAAAAAGAGGAAACAAAAAAGACGTTAATTGGACTGGATTAAGTAAATTAATAACGAGTGACATTGCTAGTAGAAAAACTATAATCcttggggaaaaagaaaaattttaggcTATAGATTTGTTAGAGATAATTCTGGGAAAATTTGTTATACTAAATGCAGCTGAGATTTTCGTGCCGAGAAAGTCGTTTATGATTCAAAATTTTGCCCGTTCAAAGGTATAACACGATATTCATAACTTTGAAGTTTGAAAGAAAAAGTCCAAACGTTCAACTTTATGGAACAcgtcttttttctatttttttgttaaaatatgtaaaatgacTTGAGTGTCTTTTATATCCATAATGGCATAATTAAACCAGCCGAATTAGGAATAGAGGAAACCCAAACTCCCATTTCTGGAGATTTTATTTGTCTTCacagtttttttatttcttttctcgGAGTCCAGGAGATTGTGCACAACATGCATATTCTATGTTGAATACATACATATCCTATGTTGTATGCATGTCTAACGTAGGATGCGCATGATACCCCCTCAGCataacttataatatatatatatatatatagatatttatgaTGTGGATatctatacatttttttatgatgCAGATACACAAACTATcgttaataatattatataaaaataatgattttttaaaaaaaaaattcgtagCTGTGAACATCGTTTatcatgtaaatatatattttaataaacgcattatttgatttttatgccTTGTAATAAGAGTCAAAATCATTATCTATTTCAGtattttaatggtaaatatagtaaatattatttttcagttCAAATAAGTATCCAAacctatttttatttgatttcatatggcattctattaaaaaaaaaaaaaaaaatttaaaatatacaatattaaaaattaagaattacTATAAAGAGAACCAATCTcctgagagacattattatatatacaataaaaatgtttctgattaatttaatttttaatattaaaaatctaataacagaaaataaaacctttatagagtaagcatttaaatttatatgatttatatgAGATCATGTAAATTCCATTTTTAATGTCCATGTCAGCATGTCTTCACGGATAAACTGGCAAATAGTTGCGAGGAGAACATTTCTGTTACCACAAAATCCTAGCCATTGTAGAattactataaaataaaaattacaacaGAGACCGGTAAAGATCAAACGGACAGGAACTAGAAGATATACAATTAACTTTACACAaacaatgtttatttatttactatttccAGGTAACAACTGACAACTATTACAATATATGACACTTTCACCCatgaagcaccatcaatacaCGGATCCATATTAGTCAAGTCAGTACATGGGTGACCTATACAAATATGCGATATGAGGTACCAAATTAAACCACATGAACAACCTACAAATCAATTGGTACAATTATTTGCACTAGGAAAAACAACTAATATTTGTTCACAAACGAATTGTGCAAATAACTGCAGTATTAAAATCCAAGGGATCCTGAAATGGCGGCTTTGTTATGAGAGATCTCCATGACTTCCTCTTGGGGTTGTAGATTTGGATGTATAATGTTCCTGGCTTCTTGTGGTGCCGCAACCTTCGAGTTTCTGCAGACCTAACCGCCTTAAGAAGGGATATTACATGCAGTTCTCCATCCAACACCACAAAACCAAATGATGAGTCTGAAGGAGCCTTTCTAGGTACATGTGATTCCTCACACCAGCGATTTGAAGCCATATCATATCTGCAGTGAAGTATACATATATCATCACAATAAGTATGATGTAGAAGCCACACAAAAGTAGCAAGTCTCCCTAAAATTATCATTGTTGAAATAGCAAAAACAAGGTTTCAGGACTGCACACCATTATTTTCTCAAAACCTGATTTTCATGAAGGGTCATGAATCATGAGAACGTTCATGGGATTGTGCACATGGCTTTCAACTTGAATAAAAAGGAACAAATTCAATAGCAAATACATTAACTACGGGAGCATGACATGTGGATCTAAATGCGCATCAATCACAATCATACATGATGGCGTACTTTTGCATTTTACATTTTGTGATATACAATAAGCAAAATTTTCCTGGTTGCAACCAGAACTATCCATCTACCATAGGACAACTAAAGAATCATGAGTTTTAAGGTTTACAGATATCCTGGATCAATAAAGCTGCTGGAGGAGGGGTAAACACGTTACATGTCATCATAATGAAATTATGTTACTTTTAAAGCATATCAAACTTCAAACCAGTATGGTTAATTAAGTGGTGATAAAATTCTCCGCTGGTGAATTACAATACATCTGTTGTTAACAGCATTTAGCTTATCAgatgtaatttatttactattgaacaaaacaggaagattttaattCCGTCTATGACTGTCTTTTCAGTATCTATGACATTCACATTGGACTTCACAATTATGAATCTCAAACATAAGCAAAAAGCATGAACCACATCAAACTACATAAAACCATTCTTAGAGTGTTCCCCTCCCGATTCCCTATCTTTCATAGATGGGCCAAGTGCCAGAGGAAATAATGCTTAATCATAACACCCTTTCATCTTTCCTTAGATGAGATAGAATTTCAAGGAATATCAGTACTTATACTGGACTGGACTTCTTATAATATGACTTTCAGGCCCTAATTTGTAGttagattaatattttgaacaGATCAGAGTACGCACGATATCAATTCCATGAGAATAGATAGAGAAGCAGAAAGTATGATACTTCATAATAATCCGATTACTAAACGGTTTCCTGCTCAGACCATTCAGCGATCCCATGCTATCCTCccaaatgtaaaaaaatttggataCTCATCAAACTAcctctttaaattaaaatataaacattgTGAAGGAATAAAAGTATTGCATATACAAATAAGATACCAAGCTGAGTCACCGTATGCTAATTCAAGACAAAATCTCATAATGTTCCGTGGTAGTGCTTACTATTTTTCATCCGAATAAGACAGATTTTTTCacgaattttatgaaatttcttATCCACCCAGAATCACAGTCATCCATCTATTGTCAGAAACTGAGTTTTATGTAACAATCAACAGCATCAATTAAAATCATGCCCTGGTTTATTTTCcacaaaaaatgtattaaaatgtCCTCCATGGGTTGAAATGAATTGGTTTATTCACTCTGTCAACTTCTAACTTCTTTATTTGGAATTAAGGGGGTTTAGTAATTAGTAGTACTACACTAATTCTGGCTACCAGAAGAAAGTAGAGTCTTAAGAACTAACTAATTATGATTTGCAATAAACAGAGCAAGCAATGGTTAAAGAAACTAGAACCaaactcaaaaagaaaaagagcacTCTAATTACCTGAGTATGTCATTCCCATCAAGCATGTAGACGCCGGGACGTCCGCGATCCTCGTCGTCCTCGATGACGACGATCTTCCCAAGCCTCGTTCTCTCCCCATCATCCCACATATCCCCAACCTCCCGCCAATTTCCGCCACCATTCCCGTTCTTCAATTCCATAACCACCGCATCCCTGTAGTACTCATCCACCGGAAATACACCCGATATCGTTCTCGCTTCGCCATAGCCGCCCATCACCCAAAACTCCCTCTCCTCCTCCCCATTCTTCACAAAGAATCCCACGCACCCTGCTCGGAAGCTCGGCAAACCATCCAGAGCAACCCACTCGTCTTTCACGATATCGTACCTCTCCACCGAGTTCATCCTACTGCCTGCGGCAGCGAACAGAGAGTGGCGCGACCCGCCACCCGCGACCAAAATCTGACCGGAATTCGGCAGAGCCGCGCAAGCAAAGCTCCCGCGAGGGGATAGCATCGGGGCGAGGCGTTCCCACGAGGAGGTTCGGAAATCGAAGCGGAATGCGGACGAAGAAGGAGACGGGCGGTCCATGGGGAAGGAGCGAGTATCGAATAAGGAGCCGCCGATGACGTAGAGATAGGGACCCACGGAGATGGAGGTGAAGTTGCAGAGGCCGTACACGTAGGGGCTGCAGGGCATGGGACGGAGAGCGGACCAAGCGAGATTGTTTGGGTCGAAGAGGTAAGGAGAGACGAGGGAAGGGTCTTGTGGGAAGATACAGAGGAGGTGGGAGAGCTTTCTTCGGTGGTGGATATGGCGGAGGGTGATTAGGGTTTTGGAAGAGAGGAAAAGCCTCCATGATTTACAGGTGGATTTGAGTCGACCATGGTGGGAATAAGGGACGAAGGAAATGATCAACGTTGCGACGTCGTTTGGCAGGCCTGGAATTAGGGTCAGGCTTTCATCGATCTCTAGTGGTGGCGACAACTGTGgcgaagatgaagaagaagaagatggagatTGGCTCATCGCTCtgctcctttttcttttatcttttctttgaaGATTTTGGGCTTTTTAAAGCTCTTTTCAAAACGCTTTTTCTTTCTTGCACATTACGAACCTTTTTgcatttccccttttttttaattccccTCTTTTGGGTGCTCTAAGAGCACAGTTTCGTGACACGTGGAGTAGTTTTTGTAAGATGGGAGTTCAGTTACCGAGATTGGGACTGTGTGGATCTTGGTTCCTTCCCTTGCTTGAATCTTGATCTTTTCAAAGACTTCTGAAATGTTCACCTGAGTGGCTACTAGATTGCTCAAAAACATATCCATCTGtgcacaaattttatttatttctattattaataattaatgagataattaattttttgtaatagATTATGAATATTCAGGAAATTGTGGATTTATAAGATGATAATGAAACTTTTACTAAGTCAAGTGTATCATAGTGTTAATTAccatctaaattaaaatttttgacactgttgttatctatattattattatttttttttttatgtcattttaGTACAATTATTAACGGCGCTGTTAAAAGAGCACTAATGGAATAGCACATATGCactatacatattaaaaaaccaaGTGCATTTGATGTAAGAAAATTTTAGCTTTGGTTTCAATGtctgagaagaaaagaaaggcgTCAAAACAGAGAGGTTTGGTACCAACGGAAAAACACTTCATTCATTTTCCTTCCCCtccttatattttctttaacagAGAATTTTGCAATCTTTTAGTTCTTTCCtcagaattttctttttggtactGATAATATTGAAGAGGATCAGGCAGAAGTTTGACATTTCTAATCAAGCCAAACTGATTTAGCACAATTGCAGCAAAGAGAAGAAACTAAGTATTGGCAGTTATATATCATACTAGCAATGTCATTTGACAGAATATTAAACCGTATAACACAAGACAAAAATAaaggttaaataaataaaaacatcgaacacaaaaataaagataataaaaaaaaaaaaaaacaagtgacCTTATTCTTAAAGCGCCAGCTTTAAACGTTTAAAAGttccaaacattttaaaaatttatgcttTGAATTCTCTCTTACAATGGAGCGGCCAGACGCAAAgaatgaaagaagaagaagaagagcagcAGCAGTAAAGCACAAGAAAGTGATTCCGATACACCAGACTAGTGCTTCTCGTAGCAAATCCTCAGGATAAGTGACCCAATCCCACCCACTTGGCCATGTCCTTCAATAAGATAAGCCATCCTTCAAAAAacccaatttttttattgattttttttttaataaaaaaaaaagcatttaattgaagaagaaaaatatcacttttttttttcttttattgggtTAGGAATTCGATTCGGTGTAGTTGCGGAATGGCATTCCATTGTTGGGAAGAACTTTGCATCTTTGTGACTCATTCCGGTGAAGGATTTGTGTATTTTTTGGTGAAGAAACTaagaaagtgaaagaaaaaggaagaatgagagagaaaaatagaagcagatattattttttattttttatttttttttcctgggaACTTCGTATGTATCTGCTCTCCTTAATCAGAAGTATTTATATACAGCTAAGCTACACTCTCTTTCTTTAACAGCCAACCAGAAACAGTTAATGACTCTAACCATTTATGCCACATCAGCAACAGATAGGACAAGCTTTCAACACAATATCAAGATGACGAGGCAAGTGATACAAACATTCCCCCTCAAAATCGTTTTTGTCTGATTAATAATAAACAGACAAAAGAAGAGTTCGGAAAACACATTCCTCCTTCAAACCACATTGTTCGCTCTTAATTTTTTCTCTTCAGATATAAAAATTTAGCACCACCCAAAGTTTTTGTAAAAACATTATCAACTTGCTGGTACATATCTGATTTCAATAGCCTTTTCAAACATTTTTATCTCTAACAAAGTGAATATTTATCTTAATATGTTTTGTCCTTTGATAGAGTACAGGATTAACACTAATGCCACAGCACTAAGACTATCACTACAGCACTAAGACTATATCAGTCCAGCATCATTGGTTTAGGCAAATTAAGTCGTAATTCCTTGAGCAGATTTTACAACCAACATAATTCAAAGTTTATATGAGCTAATGCTCTATATTTGGCTTTTGTACTTGATCAAACAACAAAGATTTGCATCTTTACAAGTTAGGACCAAACAAAAATGCCATATCCATTTATTGATCTTCTGTCATATCGGTCACTGCCCCAGTCCAAATCACAATCAGTGAAACCATGAATAACAAACTTCGTTGATGCCTGTATTTGCAAACCATGATATATTGTTCCTTCCAAATAGCCAAGCAGTCTTTTACAAGCGTTCCAATGGGATAAGGTTGGAGCTTGTACATATTGACCAAGTTTACATAAAGCTTATATCAGGCCTTGTTATGGTAAAGTATTGGCTCCAATTATACTGCTGAGCAGTGCAAGGTTAGTCAAAATATCTCTTTCACTTAATGTTAGAAGGTTTGCTGGCCGATGATGGAAAGGTTTGAAGTTGATAGGAGGTGGatcatcatttcttttatattttttttctaacactttttttttttatttatagttttgtttttttttaagcttttcgTTCTGGGTGgagttattatttttgaacttaaaattttttggatatttgaCTTTTCTATTTCTCTCTAACATTTAAGTTTATAGGAGAtggattatcattttttttttatacttttttttaacattccATTCTCATGTATAGATATATCTAGTTTAATCTATATATAAGAgggatcattattttttttatatattttttttctaacaattcCTCTCATATAAGATTcgttttttttggattttttttaagtttttacatatatttttaatttttgaattctcACATATAAGGTCATCTAATTTAAGTTTATAGGAGTTAAAccatcatttcttttatatttttttcatttttgattttgaaaacaaaattttaaaaatagaatatagAAAACATGATCAAACAGTTTAAGATTTCTTCAACGCTCAAGATCTGACCGATTATTTGGAGTTGTCATCAAGTCAGCTTAGGCATTGTAAAATAACAACAAAGCCAAAACTTTCTTCTATCAAATGCCTTTAGTTTTGGTTACATGAGTCATGAGGTGCATATGTGGTCGTTTCGTTAACCCGTTTTTAACAGAAGTTTAAAATTGTACTAAAGTGGTTATTTCGTTAGCCCGCTTTTAACAAATGTTTAAAATTGTAGTAAAATGACAAGAAAGCAATTATATGGGTGGCAATGTGTTAAATTTTTTAGTTGAACTGGTAAAGTGAAAAACGAACTAAAATTCAGgtggataaaatatattttatccttttaaaaaaaaaatagtttatacTTGTAAAAACAACAAGAATTCAATCACacttacatttttatttttttgaaagaatcacGCTTACATTtagactaaaatttaaaatattaaaatttgttgacattctccttctctctctctcttaaaaagaagaaaaaaaaaaaaaaagggcttgttGACATATTTAAAgctaaaagaaacaaacaacaatTTAGTTTACTAAGAAATAATCTCGttaaaattaacttttatttttgaaattattataaaacatAAGTAGTAGAATTACctcaaaattattatcttttactTTTTGACACAGATTAGATTATCAAATAGTTATCTTATTCttatctattaaataaaattgacaattaaattattaaattgataaatattctacaaataaaaaatttaaacatattgtCCAAATAAaacgaaataaaaaaagaaaaaaagaaaacatattgtCCAAATACTTTCGAAATATTCTACAAGCACAAAAGAGTACGACGTGGTAAGAAGGATTTTTTTTGGGACTGGATTGCTATTTAAAGCAGAGATTCATCAATGTCTGAAAtagattataataaaattattatattcgcCTATTTGCTTCTATTTAGTTActcttttcactttttctttgatttgcaagtaaatttagttgaaaaaaaaaaaagaaagtaaatacCATTCATAAGCACCCgagctattttttattattatttttataaaatatatatatatatatacacaatccgtctatggtgcgaCGATTCTCATGCGGATCATAATATTGGTGatagttttttatagtattgatcacgattttctaaaaaatcatcattaatactataaaaaaccgttatTAATACTGCGGTTCTTATACGGACCGTTCTCGACATAGAAtttccgtgtatatatatatatatatatatattttatcatgtaTTCGGTTATTAGGGGAGCGCAAATATTGTTACCGTTGGAGGTTAGCCTTTGTAGGCATATATATAGACTCTGATATAATGGGTGCATTAATCAGAAAAAAGCATGGGGATGCATGTGAGTGGTATTTAGTAAAGAAAATATGAGAAATGAGTCGGTTGTGATTGTAATTCGCAAAGGGAGAGTCAAGAGTCAAGAGTCAAGAAGAGAGTGAGTGAAAGTAGGGCGGGGCGGGCGACGGGAGTTACAGAGCCACAAGAATGGCGAAATTGGAGGACGACGCCATTCCATTCCAACAACACTGCCTTCATTCCCACAAAACCACACAACGCCTACACAACTGTAAaccaacaaaacccaaaaaagagagagaccaaaaaaaaaaaaaaaaaaatggtttctgGACGCTTCACTTTCCCTAGAGATTTTCTCTTCTGGTTTCCATTTGCAGACGAGGAGGGAACTAGCAAAGCATAAGTGTATTCacaatctttaattttggattggtCCTGTAAAAGGTAAATGGGCTTTAATTCGAATAAACAAGGGAATCATCTACGTTTCTCGCCTTCTCCTTGACTCAAAATTATGGTAATGCCAACTTccgaacattttttttttgcttattttctgtttatgattttatttatttattttttttaaggacgTTCTTTTTTATATCGTGTTTAATACTTTAATCAAATTAGAGAAGAGCATTTATATGTTGatccagagtttttttttttttttttttaaatttttttttttatttatttatttatttat
This genomic interval carries:
- the LOC107425869 gene encoding F-box/kelch-repeat protein OR23, yielding MSQSPSSSSSSSPQLSPPLEIDESLTLIPGLPNDVATLIISFVPYSHHGRLKSTCKSWRLFLSSKTLITLRHIHHRRKLSHLLCIFPQDPSLVSPYLFDPNNLAWSALRPMPCSPYVYGLCNFTSISVGPYLYVIGGSLFDTRSFPMDRPSPSSSAFRFDFRTSSWERLAPMLSPRGSFACAALPNSGQILVAGGGSRHSLFAAAGSRMNSVERYDIVKDEWVALDGLPSFRAGCVGFFVKNGEEEREFWVMGGYGEARTISGVFPVDEYYRDAVVMELKNGNGGGNWREVGDMWDDGERTRLGKIVVIEDDEDRGRPGVYMLDGNDILRYDMASNRWCEESHVPRKAPSDSSFGFVVLDGELHVISLLKAVRSAETRRLRHHKKPGTLYIQIYNPKRKSWRSLITKPPFQDPLDFNTAVICTIRL